From Eptesicus fuscus isolate TK198812 chromosome 13, DD_ASM_mEF_20220401, whole genome shotgun sequence, the proteins below share one genomic window:
- the LOC103291033 gene encoding baculoviral IAP repeat-containing protein 5-like gives MAAASLPEAWQVYREAHRLATFGRWPFREGCACTPERMAAAGFVHCPTENEPDLVECFFCFKELEGWEPDDDPAEEHRKHSPACAFLALTKPVEELSFGEFLALDKERTKNRIMREVDRRQEGLRGLAKKVRRDIERQLADQE, from the coding sequence ATGGCTGCCGCGTCGTTGCCCGAGGCCTGGCAGGTCTACCGCGAAGCCCACCGCCTCGCCACCTTCGGGCGCTGGCCCTTCCGGGAGGGCTGCGCCTGCACCCCCGAGCGGATGGCCGCGGCCGGCTTCGTCCACTGCCCCACGGAGAACGAGCCCGACCTGGTCGAGTGTTTCTTCTGCTTCAAGGAGCTGGAAGGCTGGGAGCCGGACGACGACCCGGCAGAGGAGCATCGCAAGCATTCGCCTGCTTGTGCCTTCCTGGCTCTCACGAAGCCGGTGGAAGAGCTGTCCTTCGGTGAGTTTTTGGCACTGGACAAGGAAAGAACCAAGAACAGAATCATGAGGGAAGTGGACCGACGGCAGGAAGGACTGCGGGGACTTGCAAAGAAGGTCCGCCGTGACATCGAGCGGCAGCTGGCCGACCAGGAGTGA